In Plodia interpunctella isolate USDA-ARS_2022_Savannah chromosome 22, ilPloInte3.2, whole genome shotgun sequence, the following proteins share a genomic window:
- the LOC128679837 gene encoding 26S proteasome non-ATPase regulatory subunit 9: protein MVGYNMDGPARDRVMRLMEDKDRIEREIAECNAVLETNNVGMSDPLVDAEGFPRGDIDVYRVRHARHRIICLQNDHKEIMKRIERGLAEVHSNLIGANGEGPSVPQPMVNGNGHVTHIPVNISHLSIGHQNGDSNDRPFATVGPVHDGSPADVAGLTTDDEILQFGSINHTNFSDMTQINDLVSHSVGQRIHVKVRRQEHVLTLTVVPRPWQQPGLLGCQIRRIML from the exons atggTTGGCTACAACATGGATGGACCAGCGAGGGACCGAGTTATGCGGTTGATGGAGGATAAAGATCGTATAGAGCGGGAGATAGCTGAGTGTAATGCGGTACTTGAAACCAATAATGTTGGGATGTCCGACCCGCTAGTGGACGCAGAAGGCTTTCCGCGAGGAGATATTGACGTCTACAGGGTCAGGCATGCCCGGCACCGTATAATCT GCTTACAAAATGATCACAAAGAGATAATGAAAAGGATAGAGAGAGGTCTCGCTGAAGTACATTCAAATCTGATTGGAGCTAATGGCGAAGGGCCTTCAGTGCCACAGCCTATGGTCAATGGGAACGGTCATGTCACTCACATACCTGTGAATATCAGTCATTTGAGCATTGGCCACCAGAATGGAGACAGTAATGATAGGCCATTTGCAACAGTTGGACCTGTTCATGATGGGTCTCCTGCTGATGTTGCC GGCCTTACAACGGACGATGAGATCCTCCAGTTCGGCTCCATCAACCACACAAACTTCTCAGACATGACCCAGATCAACGATCTGGTGTCCCACTCCGTTGGACAGAGGATCCATGTTAAAGTGCGGAGACAGGAGCATGTGCTCACACTTACAGTGGTCCCGAGGCCGTGGCAACAGCCTGGTTTGCTTGGGTGCCAGATTCGAAGAATTATGTTATGA
- the LOC128679835 gene encoding dual specificity protein phosphatase 23-like: protein MISYRPNVKLAKLLYKYADEHKEEAEKKETPIPEKKEYECYPPYNFSWFIENKIAAMGWPQTVENLNYISDAGVDHLITLSPERRPPILQCEKKLGWSEIRVKEFGTPTLKQILKFIEICERAEIRGEVVGVHCRHGRGRTGTMLACYLVYFKNMAPERAVLTVRVQRPGSCETYEQEKIVCHYHDCVRGTITKPDYRLVEDKLYFDCTMKHMDSESEIEEDSEESNIITDKKVETLQLVKKKSKAMIINHKIYF, encoded by the exons ATGATAAGTTACAGACCGAATGTAAAACTAGCGAAGCTATTATACAAATACGCAGACGAGCATAAAGAAGAAGCAGAGAAAAAAGAGACGCCAATACCCGAAAAGAAAGAGTACGAATGCTATCCCCCGTACAATTTCTCATggtttattgaaaacaaaatcgccGCTATGGGATGGCCTCAGACGGTGGAGAATTTAAACTATATATCGGATGCAGGGGTGGATCATTTGATAACGTTATCTCCAGAGAGGAGACCCCCCATTTTGCAGTGTGAGAAGAAGCTGGGCTGGTCCGAGATCAGAGTGAAGGAGTTTGGGACGCCGACGTTGAAGCAGATCTTGAAGTTCATTGAGATATGTGAACGAGCCGAGATCAGAGGAGAG GTGGTGGGCGTGCACTGCCGCCACGGGCGAGGCAGGACGGGCACGATGCTGGCCTGCTACCTCGTCTACTTCAAGAACATGGCTCCCGAGCGGGCAGTGCTCACTGTCAGGGTGCAGAGACCAG GTTCCTGTGAAACCTATGAGCAAGAAAAGATAGTCTGCCACTACCACGACTGCGTCCGGGGCACAATCACAAAGCCCGACTACAGACTGGTGGAGGACAAGCTTTATTTCGACTGCACCATGAAGCACATGGATTCGGAATCAGAAATCGAGGAAGATTCTGAAGAATCCAATATCATTACGGACAAAAAGGTTGAGACGCTGCAACTGGTGAAGAAAAAATCCAAGGCCATGATtataaatcacaaaatttatttttaa